The following proteins are co-located in the Vigna unguiculata cultivar IT97K-499-35 chromosome 9, ASM411807v1, whole genome shotgun sequence genome:
- the LOC114195955 gene encoding beta-galactosidase 5-like, whose protein sequence is METITITNSVSKLLPLFFTLLFVGSQLIHCNVTYDRKSLLINGQRRILISGSIHYPRSTPEMWEDLIRKAKHGGLDVIDTYVFWDVHEPSPGNYNFEGRYDLVRFIKTVQKVGLYANLRIGPYVCAEWNFGGIPVWLKYVPGVSFRTDNEPFKAAMQGFTQKIVQMMKSEKLFQSQGGPIILSQIENEYGPESRAMGAAGRAYLNWAASMAVGLGTGVPWVMCKQNDAPDPVINSCNGFYCDDFTPNKPYKPTMWTESWSGWFTDFGGPIHQRPVQDLSFAVARFIQKGGSYVNYYMYHGGTNFGRSAGGPFITTSYDYDAPIDEYGLIRQPKYSHLKELHRAIKRCEHALVSSDPTVASLGNLQQAHVYSSGTGTCAAFLANYNANSAATVTFNNRNYDLPPWSISILPDCKTDAFNTAKVRVQTSQVKMVPVSTKLFSWESYDEDLSSLAESSRITSPGLLEQLNVTRDTSDYLWYITSVDISSSETFLRDGKKPSINVQSAGDAVHVFVNGQFSGSAFGTREQRSCTFNGAIDLHAGTNKIALLSVTVGLPNVGRHYETWETGITGPVLLHGLDQGHKDLTWNKWSYKVGLRGEDMDLASPNGVSSVDWVQESQGTQSRSQLKWYKAYFDAPGGKEPLALDLESMGKGQVWINRQSIGRYWLAYAKGDCNSCSYSGGFRPVKCQLGCGQPTQRWYHVPRSWLKPTKNLIVVLEELGGNPWKISLVKRMVHTPAGHGQ, encoded by the exons ATGGAAACCATTACCATTACCAATTCAGTTTCCAAGTTACTGCCTTTGTTTTTCACGCTCTTGTTTGTGGGTTCTCAGCTCATACATTGCAATGTCACCTATGATAGAAAGTCTCTTCTCATCAATGGCCAGAGGAGAATCCTCATTTCTGGCTCCATTCACTATCCCAGAAGCACCCCCGAG ATGTGGGAGGATCTAATTAGGAAGGCCAAACATGGAGGCCTTGATGTCATAGACACTTATGTCTTCTGGGATGTCCATGAACCATCACCTGGCAAT TATAATTTTGAAGGAAGGTATGATCTAGTACGGTTTATTAAGACGGTGCAGAAGGTGGGGCTTTATGCCAACCTTCGAATTGGACCTTACGTGTGCGCTGAGTGGAACTTTGG AGGAATTCCTGTATGGTTGAAGTATGTTCCCGGTGTGAGCTTTAGAACGGATAATGAGCCTTTCAAG GCAGCAATGCAAGGTTTCACGCAGAAAATTGTCCAGATGATGAAGAGTGAGAAGTTGTTCCAGTCTCAGGGTGGTCCAATAATTCTCTCTCAG ATTGAGAATGAGTACGGACCAGAGAGCAGAGCAATGGGAGCTGCTGGTCGTGCGTACTTAAACTGGGCTGCAAGCATGGCTGTTGGATTGGGCACAGGAGTGCCCTGGGTGATGTGCAAGCAAAATGATGCCCCAGATCCTGTG ATCAATTCATGTAATGGTTTTTACTGTGATGATTTCACTCCAAATAAACCATACAAGCCTACCATGTGGACTGAGTCTTGGAGTGGCTG GTTTACAGATTTTGGTGGCCCAATTCACCAGCGACCAGTTCAGGATCTATCATTTGCAGTTGCTCGTTTCATTCAAAAGGGTGGCTCGTATGTGAATTATTACATG TATCATGGAGGAACAAACTTTGGACGATCAGCTGGAGGCCCATTCATTACTACAAGCTATGACTATGACGCTCCAATTGATGAATATG GTTTGATCAGGCAACCAAAATATAGTCATTTGAAGGAGCTTCATAGAGCTATTAAGCGGTGTGAACATGCTTTGGTTTCTTCGGATCCCACAGTTGCGTCGTTAGGAAATCTACAGCAG GCTCATGTATACTCTTCAGGTACTGGAACATGTGCAGCTTTTCTAGCAAACTACAATGCAAACTCTGCTGCTACGGTGACGTTCAATAACAGGAACTATGATTTGCCTCCTTGGTCCATAAGCATCCTTCCTGATTGCAAAACTGATGCATTTAATACTGCAAAA GTGAGAGTTCAAACTTCACAGGTAAAAATGGTTCCTGTCAGTACTAAGTTGTTCTCATGGGAGAGCTATGATGAAGATCTATCTTCTCTGGCTGAGAGTTCAAGGATTACATCTCCTGGACTATTAGAACAACTCAACGTTACCAGGGACACCAGTGACTACCTATGGTACATAACCAG CGTTGACATAAGTTCATCAGAAACCTTTCTTCGAGATGGAAAAAAACCCAGCATTAATGTGCAGTCTGCTGGAGACGCTGTTCATGTGTTCGTTAATGGGCAATTTTCAG GGTCAGCTTTTGGGACAAGGGAGCAGAGAAGTTGTACATTTAATGGAGCCATAGATCTCCACGCTGGAACAAATAAAATTGCTCTTCTCAGCGTGACTGTTGGATTACCT AATGTTGGTCGGCATTATGAAACATGGGAGACAGGGATCACTGGTCCAGTCTTGCTACATGGTCTCGACCAGGGACACAAAGATTTAACATGGAATAAGTGGTCGTACAAG GTTGGCCTAAGAGGAGAAGATATGGATTTGGCGTCTCCCAATGGGGTATCGTCTGTTGATTGGGTTCAAGAATCACAGGGTACACAAAGTCGGTCGCAATTGAAATGGTACAAG GCTTATTTTGATGCACCTGGTGGAAAGGAACCACTGGCTTTGGACCTAGAAAGCATGGGTAAGGGTCAGGTATGGATCAACAGACAGAGCATAGGGAGATATTGGTTGGCCTATGCAAAGGGTGATTGTAATTCTTGCTCCTATTCTGGAGGCTTTCGTCCTGTAAAATGCCAACTTGGTTGTGGCCAACCCACTCAACGATG GTATCACGTTCCGAGGTCCTGGCTAAAGCCAACGAAGAACTTGATCGTAGTGTTGGAAGAATTAGGCGGAAATCCTTGGAAAATATCTTTGGTGAAGAGAATGGTACATACTCCGGCAGGTCATGGGCAGTGA
- the LOC114164020 gene encoding cytokinin dehydrogenase 5 isoform X2 yields MAVNNTNKLLLLTFAICRLIVTVGLTVVPEQLDVGLEGRLSVDTWELEAASVDFGRLSRGEPSEVVHPATAQDVARVVKAALESGFAVSARGHGHSINGQALIREKKGVVIEMGKGGSGVRVCEKGMYVDVWGGELWIEVLSATLGYGLAPMSWTDYLYLSVGGTLSNAGISGQTFNHGPQISNVYELDVVTGKGELVTCSEDRNSELFHAVLGGLGQFGIITRARIALEPAPTRVRWIRVLYSNFGRFCEDQEYLISLHGKAGRERFDYVEGFVIVDEGLINNWRSSFFSPSNAVNITSLNADGAVLYCLEITKNYDQQNADSVDEEIQGLLKKLHFISTSVFTSDLPYVDFLDRVHKAELKLRSKGLWDVPHPWLNLFVPKSRIRDFDKGVFKGILGNKTSGPILIYPMNKSKHV; encoded by the exons ATGGCCGTCAACAACACCAACAAGCTTCTTCTGTTAACATTCGCCATATGCCGTCTAATAGTAACGGTGGGATTAACGGTGGTCCCGGAGCAGCTCGATGTGGGACTGGAGGGTCGACTGAGCGTGGACACGTGGGAGCTGGAAGCGGCTTCGGTGGACTTCGGGAGGCTGAGCAGAGGGGAGCCTTCGGAGGTGGTGCACCCTGCGACGGCGCAGGACGTGGCGAGGGTGGTGAAGGCGGCGTTGGAGTCGGGGTTCGCAGTGTCGGCGAGGGGACACGGACATTCGATAAACGGGCAAGCACTGATAAGAGAGAAGAAAGGGGTGGTGATTGAAATGGGAAAGGGTGGTAGCGGTGTTAGAGTGTGTGAGAAAGGAATGTATGTGGACGTGTGGGGTGGAGAGTTGTGGATAGAGGTTTTGAGTGCAACATTGGGGTATGGGCTGGCTCCCATGTCTTGGACCGATTACTTGTATTTGTCTGTGGGTGGAACCCTATCCAACGCAGGGATTAGTGGACAAACCTTCAATCACGGTCCTCAGATCAGCAATGTTTATGAGCTCGATGTCGTCACAG GAAAGGGTGAGCTGGTGACATGTTCAGAAGATCGTAACTCGGAGTTGTTCCATGCTGTTCTTGGCGGTCTTGGACAATTTGGAATCATCACAAGGGCTCGAATTGCTCTCGAACCAGCTCCTACCAGa GTTCGGTGGATAAGGGTTTTGTATTCGAATTTTGGAAGGTTTTGTGAGGACCAGGAGTATCTGATTTCTCTGCATGGGAAAGCAGGGAGGGAGAGATTCGATTATGTGGAGGGTTTCGTGATAGTTGACGAAGGGCTGATAAATAATTGGAGATCTTCGTTTTTTTCACCAAGTAACGCTGTTAATATCACTTCCCTCAACGCTGATGGAGCTGTTTTGTACTGCTTGGAGATTACCAAAAACTACGACCAACAAAACGCAGATTCTGTTGACGAG GAAATACAGGGTCTGTTGAAAAAGTTACATTTTATATCAACATCGGTGTTCACATCAGACTTGCCTTACGTAGATTTTCTGGATCGTGTACATAAGGCAGAGTTGAAGCTTAGATCCAAGGGTTTATGGGATGTTCCTCATCCATGGCTCAATCTTTTCGTTCCTAAATCAAGGATAAGGGACTTCGACAAGGGTGTGTTCAAGGGCATTCTCGGAAATAAGACAAGTGGGCCTATCCTCATCTACCCTATGAACAAAAGCAA GCATGTGTAG